In Halobacteroides halobius DSM 5150, the genomic window ATGCTCACTGTTGATGGTCAAAATACATTTGAATTAGCACCACAAGATACTGTTAGAGTTAGCAAGTCAGAATTAATTACTAAATTAATAAAGTTAAAAGGTTATAGTTTTTATCAGGTATTACGAAATAGAATGAATGAAAATAAGTTTTAGGGGGAATTTGGATGAAAAGCAAACGTCAACTAAAGATTATTGAATTAGTTGAAGAAGAAGAGATTCAAACTCAATCTAAATTGGCTAAAAGATTAAAGGAGGAGGGAATTGAAGTTACTCAAGCTACTGTTTCAAGGGATATTAAACAAATAGGTTTAATAAAAGTTCCAATGCAAGAAGGGGGCTATAAATATTCCTTACCTCCTCAACAGAAAAAGAAGATTAATGTGCAAGGCCGGATGAAAAGAATGTTTCAAGATTCAGTAGTTGAAATAGATTATAGTAGTAATTTAATTGTAGTTAATACTTTACCTGGTGCTGCTCAGGGAATTGCTGCTTTATTTGATAATATTAAATTAGATAAGGTAATTGGTACTATAGCGGGAGATGATACTGTATTGTTAATTGTAAAGCCTGAAGAAGCTGTTCCAGAAGTAATGGATGAATTGAATCAATTAAGGGATTAAAGGAGGCCTAGAGGTTGTGTTATCAAATTTAATAATAAAGAATTTTGCTTTAATTGATAAAGTCGACTTGGAGTTTGCGTCTGGACTTAATATTTTAACTGGTGAGACAGGGGCTGGTAAATCAATTATTGTAAATGCTTTAGAAATGTTATTAGGTGGGCGGGCTTCAACTGATTTTATTAGAGAAGGAGAAGAAAAAGCTATCATTGAGGCTTGTTTTGATATTAGTGATAATGATAATGTTGTAAAAAAAATAAAGAAATTAGGTATCGAATTATCAGCTGACCAAAATTTAATCTTAACTAGAGAGATTAGTCATAAAAGTAATAATAAATCTAGAGTTAATGGACGGATTGTAACTTTAGAGACGATACGTCAATTGAGTCGTTATTTAATTAATTTACATACCCAACATGAGTATCAAATGCTCCTATCTTCAACAGACCAGCTTAAAATTTTAGATCGCTTAGGAGAAGAAAAAATAGTATCTTTACGGAAGAAAGTAGCTGCTATTTATAATAAGTTACAAACTAAAAAGAAGGAATTGACTGAAATTAGTTACAATCAAAAAGAGCGGGAACGTAGAGTTGATTTGTTGAGGTTTCAGTTACAGGAAATTAAAGAAGCTGATTTAGAAGTTGGAGAAGAAAAGAAATTATTAACCGAAAGAAAAAAATTGAGTAATGTAGAAGAATTAAATAAAACTATTGAAGAAACTTATAAGCAATTATATGATAGTGATTATCCACAGTCAGCACTAGTTGATCAATTAAATCAATTAGTAAAGGATTTAGAACCTTTAGTTCAAGTTGACCAGGAGTTAGAAAAAATTATTAATCCATTAAAAGAAGCAACTTATCAATTAGAAGATGTTGCTTTTCAACTCGAAGATTACCAAGCTGGAATAGAATTTAATTCTCAGCGATTAGCTATTGTAGAGGATAGATTAAAACAGATTAATGATTTAAAAAGAAAATATGGAGATAACATCGAAGAAATTGTAGCTTATTATACAGAAATTAGCCAGGAACTATCTGAATTAAAAAATAATAAACAAAAAAAGAAAAAATTAAAAAATAAAATAAAAGAATTAAAAAAAGAATACTTAAATTTAGCTACTGAATTATCCCAATTGCGAAAAAAAGTAGCTAATAATTTAACAGAAGAAATTCTAAAGCAATTATCAAATCTAGCAATTACAAAAGCTAAATTTAAGGTTGAATTTGAACGTAGGGAAGAATTTAGTAGCCAAGGAATAGATAAAGTTAACTTTTTATTTGCTCCTAATCCTGGTTCTCAATTAAAACCAGTGGCTGATATTGCTTCTGGTGGAGAGCTTTCTCGAGTAATGTTAGTTTTAAAATCAATTATGGCTCAAACTGATCAACTATCTAGTTTAGTTTTTGATGAGATTGATACTGGAATTGGTGGTAGAGTAGCTAAATTAGTAGCTAATAAGTTAGTTTCATTGGCTAAAGATTACCAATTATTGTGTGTTACTCACCTACCTCAAATAGCTTGTAAAGCTGATAGCCATTATTTGATTACCAAGCAAGTAGAACATGGAAAAACTTACACAAAAATAAACAAGTTATTAAAAGAAGAAAAAATTAAAGAATTGGCTAGAATGTTAGATGGTAGTTTAGATCAAACTACTTTAGAGCATGCAGCAGAATTATTGCAAGGAGCTTAGATAAAAGTACTAGAGCAGATTTTACTAATTGATAATTGAATAGTAATTGTTTAGTTAGGGTATCTTTAAAGATAGAGCAAGTTACCTTTCCAAAATAATTTTTTGAGAAAACTACACAGGTGGGGCTGTGTAGGAGTGAAAAATATAAATGAAAAAATTCTTTAAAGCTACTACGATTAGTTTATCTCTAGTACTAGTCTTAGTTTTATCATTTCCTACATTGGTTTCTTTTTATGGTTTGCCAAGTTATTGTCAAATTATAAAAGGTTCCCAACAATATTTAACTACCGACCTACCAATTGAAGTTCTAGTTAGTTCTACTAACCCTACAAATCTAAAGATTAATGGACGTAAATTAACTCAAGAAGGAATAGGAGTTAATTTAACCTCTCCACTTGCTATTCAAGCTTCATCTCTAGGCCAATATAATCTTCGCTTTGAATTATTTGGGGTTATACCATTACAGAGAATGACAGTTAATGTTATTCCTCAAGTTAAAGTTATCCCTAGTGGCCATTCGATTGGGGTTATATTAGAATCAAAGGGAATTATGGTTATCAAAGAATCATATGTTAAAGGTGTTAATGGCCAAAAGAAATATCCGGCTCAAAAGGCAGGAATAGAACTAGGAGATAGTTTATTAGCAGTTAATGGTATAGAAATAAGAAGTAAACAGCATTTAGCAAAATTAATCCAGAAATTTGGGAAGCAAGATAAAAAACTAAAATTCAAAGTAAAAGGACCGCGAGGAAGAATATCGTATAAAAAAGTTAAACCAATTAAGAATCAAGATGGTTACTATATGATTGGATTATATGTAGATGATGGAGCAGCAGGAGTAGGAACTATGTCATTTTATATGCCTAACTCCGGTTATTATGGTGCTTTAGGGCATATGATTACTGAGGCTAATACGCAACAAAAGATTGATGTAGGTCAAGGTGAAATTGTTAAAGCTAGTATTTCAGGTATCACTCCTGGTCAAGAAGGACATCCAGGTGAGAAATTAGGAACTTTTTTCAGTGATGAAGGAGTATTAGGAAGTATTAAAAAAAATAACCGCTTTGGTATTTATGGGAAGTTATCAGTAAATCTTAAGAATCCTTATTTTAAAGACCCTATTCCGGTAGCTAGTGCTACAGAAGTAAAAACGGGCCCGGCTAAGATGTATACAGTAATTAGGGGGAGAAAAATAAAAGAATTTAATGTGCGGATTGAAGAGGTAAAGCGACAAAGAAGGCCAGCTGTGAAAGGTTTAGTAGTTAAAGTAGTTGATAATAAATTATTAAATGCAACTGGTGGAATTGTACAAGGTATGAGTGGGAGTCCAATTGTTCAAGATGGGAAGTTAGTAGGAATTGTAACGCATGTGTTTGTTAATGATTCTACTCGAGGTTACGGGATCTTGGCCCAATGGATGCTAATGGAATCTAATTTTTTAAAAAAAGAAAATGAAACCAGAGAATTAGCTTCGTAATTCTCTGGTTTTTTATATTTTAAAAAAATTCCAGGAATTTCATATAAAATATAGAATAAATAAAAAAAGAGATTGTATTTATAGGGAGGAAAAAGTAATGGCTAAAGATGAGTCTAAGATTAAAGTTTTTCTAGCTGATGATAATAATGATTTTTGTAATTTACTACAAGAGTATTTGACTCAGCAGGATGAGTTCGAAGTAGTAGGAATAGCAAATGATGGAACAGAAGTATTAGAGGAAATTGATGATATAGAGCTTGATGTATTAGTATTAGATATTATTATGCCTCATTTAGATGGTGTAGGAGTTTTAGAAGAGTTACATAATAAAGATTTAATAAATCAATTTAAAATAATTATGTTAACTGCTTTTGGGCAAGAAAATTTAACTCAACGAGTGGTTAATTTAGGAGCAGATTATTATATTTTAAAGCCATTTGATTTAGATAAGTTATGTAAGAGGATTAAGCAAGTAACCAATCCTGTTTCTAATAGTGACTATGTAGTTAAGGGCCAAGAGCCTAAAAGAAAATCATTTAATCTTGAAGAAAGAATTACAGAGATTATGCATCAAATAGGAGTTCCAGCTCATATTAAAGGATACTTATATTTAAGAAAAGCTATTGAGATGGTAATTAATAAAGTAGAGTTATTAGGAGCAGTTACTAAAAAATTATATCCTACAGTAGCTGAAGAATTTGATACTACTGCTAGTAGAGTAGAAAGAGCTATCCGTCATGCAATTGAAGTTTCTTGGAAGAATGGTAATACACGAGTTATCAACAAGATATTTGGTCATTCCATTACTAGTTCTAGTGGTAAACCCACAAATTCACAATTTATTGCTAAAATAGCGGATAAAATAAGAATTGAACTACGGGCTAGTTAAGTTTAATTTCCCACACTTAAGTGTGGGTTTTTATATTTTTTGGTCTTTAATTAATTGGCTATTATTAGAAGTATGAGAAGTCTTTAATCAATATATACTAATGATAGTAGAATGAAAAAAGTTAATTTCCCTCATATAGGAGGTTACCATTATGCAGTTATGTGGTAAAGTAAGATTAGGGGTCAAAACTAAAAATTTAGTTAAGTCTTTAGTCCCAGGAGAAATAGCTATCATAAATCATCAGGATATAGATTATTTAGCAGCTCAATCTTTACTTGAAGCTGGAGTTAAAGCAGTTATAAATGTTAGTGCTTCAATAAGTGGTAAATACCCTAATTTAGGTCCGCAAAGGATATTAGCAGCTGGAATTCCAATTATTGATCAAGTTGAAGGTAATCTCTTTCAATTATTAAAAAATGGTGACCAGATTAAGATTATAGATGGCAAGATTATAAACTCAGAGCAAATAATAGCTAGTGGTGAGGTTTTAACTTATGAGAAAGCACAAGTAAAATTAAACAAGACTAGAGATAATTTAGAGAATGAACTAAGTAAATTTATTGATAATACTTTAGATTATGCTAAGAAAGAAAAAAGATTGATTTTAGATTTAGAAATACCTAGTATAGATACTAATTTAGAGGATAGAGATGTGTTAATAGTAGTTAGAGGTAAAGATTATAGACAAGACTTAGAAGCGGTAAGTTCTTATATTAAACAAATTAAGCCAATTTTAATAGGGGTTGATGGTGGAGCAGATGCTTTGCTTGAATATGGATTTCAACCAGATATAATTATTGGTGATATGGATAGTGTAAGTGATAAAGCTTTAAAATCAGATACAGAATTAATAGTTCATGCTTATCCTGATGGTACTGCTCCAGGAATGAAAAGAATTAAAAAGCTTAATTTACAGGCGCAAAGAATACCAGCACCAGGTACAAGTGAGGATATTGCTATGTTATTAGCCTATGAAAAAGGAGCTGAATTAATTGTAGCAGTAGGAACTCACACCCATATGATAGATTTTTTAGAAAAAGGAAGGCCAGGTATGGCGAGCACATTTTTAGTTAGATTAAAGGTTGGTAATAAATTAGTTGATGCTAAGGGAGTAAATAAATTATATAATACTCGATTGCAACCTAAACATTTTGCTCAGCTGATAATAGCGTCATTAATCCCAATTATAGTGATTATGATTGTTTCTCCCCCAATCAATCAGTTGTTGGAATTATTAATAATTAAATTAAAATTCAGTTTAGGTTTTTAGGGGGTAAAAGATGCTAATTGATTTAAGATATCATATTATTACAATAGTTGTTTTGTTTGTTAGTTTAGGTATTGGTATTCTGATTGGTAGTACTATGGTAGGCAATGATCTAATTATTAAACAGCAACAGAACTTAATCAATAGTTTAGAAAAAAATTTAGTAAATTTAAAGAAACAAAATTCCAGTTTTCAAACTAAAATAAATCAATTACAAACTAAATTAGCTAATAATAATAAATTTCAAAAAAGATTGTTACCATTACTTATTAAAGGACAATTAATAGATGAAAGTCTA contains:
- the argR gene encoding arginine repressor → MKSKRQLKIIELVEEEEIQTQSKLAKRLKEEGIEVTQATVSRDIKQIGLIKVPMQEGGYKYSLPPQQKKKINVQGRMKRMFQDSVVEIDYSSNLIVVNTLPGAAQGIAALFDNIKLDKVIGTIAGDDTVLLIVKPEEAVPEVMDELNQLRD
- the recN gene encoding DNA repair protein RecN: MLSNLIIKNFALIDKVDLEFASGLNILTGETGAGKSIIVNALEMLLGGRASTDFIREGEEKAIIEACFDISDNDNVVKKIKKLGIELSADQNLILTREISHKSNNKSRVNGRIVTLETIRQLSRYLINLHTQHEYQMLLSSTDQLKILDRLGEEKIVSLRKKVAAIYNKLQTKKKELTEISYNQKERERRVDLLRFQLQEIKEADLEVGEEKKLLTERKKLSNVEELNKTIEETYKQLYDSDYPQSALVDQLNQLVKDLEPLVQVDQELEKIINPLKEATYQLEDVAFQLEDYQAGIEFNSQRLAIVEDRLKQINDLKRKYGDNIEEIVAYYTEISQELSELKNNKQKKKKLKNKIKELKKEYLNLATELSQLRKKVANNLTEEILKQLSNLAITKAKFKVEFERREEFSSQGIDKVNFLFAPNPGSQLKPVADIASGGELSRVMLVLKSIMAQTDQLSSLVFDEIDTGIGGRVAKLVANKLVSLAKDYQLLCVTHLPQIACKADSHYLITKQVEHGKTYTKINKLLKEEKIKELARMLDGSLDQTTLEHAAELLQGA
- the spoIVB gene encoding SpoIVB peptidase, giving the protein MKKFFKATTISLSLVLVLVLSFPTLVSFYGLPSYCQIIKGSQQYLTTDLPIEVLVSSTNPTNLKINGRKLTQEGIGVNLTSPLAIQASSLGQYNLRFELFGVIPLQRMTVNVIPQVKVIPSGHSIGVILESKGIMVIKESYVKGVNGQKKYPAQKAGIELGDSLLAVNGIEIRSKQHLAKLIQKFGKQDKKLKFKVKGPRGRISYKKVKPIKNQDGYYMIGLYVDDGAAGVGTMSFYMPNSGYYGALGHMITEANTQQKIDVGQGEIVKASISGITPGQEGHPGEKLGTFFSDEGVLGSIKKNNRFGIYGKLSVNLKNPYFKDPIPVASATEVKTGPAKMYTVIRGRKIKEFNVRIEEVKRQRRPAVKGLVVKVVDNKLLNATGGIVQGMSGSPIVQDGKLVGIVTHVFVNDSTRGYGILAQWMLMESNFLKKENETRELAS
- the spo0A gene encoding sporulation transcription factor Spo0A, producing MAKDESKIKVFLADDNNDFCNLLQEYLTQQDEFEVVGIANDGTEVLEEIDDIELDVLVLDIIMPHLDGVGVLEELHNKDLINQFKIIMLTAFGQENLTQRVVNLGADYYILKPFDLDKLCKRIKQVTNPVSNSDYVVKGQEPKRKSFNLEERITEIMHQIGVPAHIKGYLYLRKAIEMVINKVELLGAVTKKLYPTVAEEFDTTASRVERAIRHAIEVSWKNGNTRVINKIFGHSITSSSGKPTNSQFIAKIADKIRIELRAS
- the steA gene encoding putative cytokinetic ring protein SteA: MQLCGKVRLGVKTKNLVKSLVPGEIAIINHQDIDYLAAQSLLEAGVKAVINVSASISGKYPNLGPQRILAAGIPIIDQVEGNLFQLLKNGDQIKIIDGKIINSEQIIASGEVLTYEKAQVKLNKTRDNLENELSKFIDNTLDYAKKEKRLILDLEIPSIDTNLEDRDVLIVVRGKDYRQDLEAVSSYIKQIKPILIGVDGGADALLEYGFQPDIIIGDMDSVSDKALKSDTELIVHAYPDGTAPGMKRIKKLNLQAQRIPAPGTSEDIAMLLAYEKGAELIVAVGTHTHMIDFLEKGRPGMASTFLVRLKVGNKLVDAKGVNKLYNTRLQPKHFAQLIIASLIPIIVIMIVSPPINQLLELLIIKLKFSLGF